The Thermoplasmata archaeon genomic sequence GACGACGAGGTCCGTCGGCCGCGGGGCGTCCGCGAGGTCCATGCGGTACTGCATTCCGCTGCAGCCGCCCGCGATGATCCGCAGGCGCAACGAGGCGCCCGGTTTGCTCTCCTTCTGCTGCAACACGTGGATCCGGCGGACGGCGCCCTCCGTCACGACGAGCGGCAGTTCCTCCGGGGGCATCACGTCGCGTTCGAACGCGGCGCCTCGACTTAAGTCTTCCGTCGAAAATCGTGCGTCGTTCGTCATTCGTGGAGCGCACGACCAAAGATATATATAACAACGTTATAGTGTCTATTCCGCTCCTCGAAAACAGGAGGCCTGTCCATGGTCACCAAGAGCGTAATCCAGGAGCAAATGTCGAAGCAGGAGTACAAGTACGGCTTCGTCGCGGACCTCGACGAGGACACGGTCCCGAAGGGCCTGAACGAGGACGTCGTCCGGCTCATCTCCCAGAAGAAGAAGGAGCCGGAATGGATGCTCGATTGGCGCCTTCGCGCCTACCGGCACTGGCTCACGATGAAGGAGCCGAAGTGGTCGAACGTCCGATATCCTCCGATCAACTATCAGGACATCATCTACTACGCCGCGCCGAGGCCGAAGAAGCCCGTGAACAGCCTCGAGGACGTCGACCCGGAGATCCGGAGCCTGTACGCCAAGCTCGGCATCCCGCTCCAGGAGCAGGAACGCCTCGCGGGCGTCGCGGTCGACGCGGTCTTGGACAGCGTGTCCGTCGCGACGACGTTCAAGCAGCGGCTCGCCGATGAGGGCATCATCTTCTGCTCGTTCTCCGAGGCGGTCCAGGAACACCCGGACCTCGTCCGGAAGTACCTGGGGTCCGTCGTACCCTTCAACGACAACTTCTTCGCCGGCCTGAACAGCGCGGTCTTCTCCGACGGCTCGTTCGCGTACGTCCCCCCGGGCGTGCGCTGCCCGATGGAGCTGTCCACGTACTTCCGGATCAACGCGCAGGACACGGGCCAGTTCGAGCGCACCCTGATCATCGCGGACGAGCGGGCGTACGTCAGCTATCTCGAGGGATGCACGGCGCCGATCCGGGACACGAACCAGCTTCACGCGGCGGTGGTCGAGCTGATCGCCCTCGATGACGCCGAGATCAAGTACTCCACGATCCAGAACTGGTACCCGGGGGACAAGGAAGGGAAGGGAGGCATCTACAACTTCGTCACGAAGCGCGGGAAATGCCTCGGCGTGAATTCGAAGATCTCGTGGACCCAGGTCGAGACCGGTAGCGCGATCACGTGGAAGTATCCGAGCTGCATCCTCCAGGGGGACAACTCCACGGGCGAGTTCTACTCCGTCGCCGTCGTGAACAACTACCAGCAGGCCGACACGGGGACGAAGATGCTCCACATCGGGAAGAACACCCGCAGCACGATCATCTCCAAGGGCATCTCCGCCGGCTACGGCCGGAACACGTACCGGGGCCGGGTGCACATCCACAAGGGCGCGACGGGCGCCCGGAACTACTCCCAGTGCGACTCCCTTCTGATCGGCTCCGTGTGCGCCGCGTTCACGTTCCCCGACATCGTGGTCCAGGATCCGACCGCGCAGATGGAGCACGAGGCGTCGACCTCGAAGATCGGGGACGAGCAGCTTTTCTACTGCCAGACGCGGGGCCTGACGCCGGAGGACGCGACGAACATGATCGTGAACGGGTTCTGCAAGCAGGTGTTCCTGAAGCTCCCCATGGAGTTCGCGGTCGAGGCCCAGAAGCTGATCGGCGTGAGCCTGAACCTCGAAGGCACGGTCGGCTGATTGCGCCGCGTGACGGAGGAAGACAGCATGCTTGAGATTCAGAATCTGCACGTCAAGGTGAGCGGCAAGGAAATCCTGAAAGGGATCGACCTCTCGATCCAGCCCGGGCAGGTGCACGCGATCATGGGACCGAATGGGAGCGGCAAGACGACCCTCGCGCAGGTCCTCGCCGGCCGTATCACGTACGAGGTCACGCAAGGCAAAGTCCGCTTCGAAGGAAAGGACCTCTTGGCGATGCGCCCCGAAGACCGCGCCCGCGAGGGCGTGTTCATGGCGTTCCAGTACCCCGTCGAGATCCCGGGCGTGAGCAACGCCTATTTCCTCAAAGCGGCGTTGAACGCGATTCGCAAGTATCGCGGCCAGGAGGAGATCGACGCCATGGACTTCATGGCCCTCGTCCAGGAGAAGGCGAAGCTCCTCGCTCTCGACGAGACGTTCATGAAGCGCGGTCTGAACGAGGGATTCTCCGGCGGCGAGAAGAAGAAGAACGAGGTGTTCCAGATGGCCGTCCTCGAGCCGAAGTTCTGCATCCTCGACGAGACGGACTCCGGCTTGGACATCGACGCCCTGCGCCTCGTGGCCAACGGGATCAACGCGATGCGCAGCCCGGCCCGGGCGATGCTCGTCGTCACGCACTACCAGCGTCTCCTCGACTACGTCGTCCCGGACGTCGTCCACGTCCTCGTCGACGGGAAGATCGTGAAGAGCGGCGACGCGGATCTCGCCCGCAACCTCGAGAAGCACGGTTACGGCTGGATTGTCGAGGAGGCCCCGAGACCAGCGCCCGCGCGTCCGTGAGGCCGGTGGCGGACGTGGCCGTCGCCGTCGACGCCAAGCAGACGTATGTCGGGGAGTTCGCGTCGTCCGAGAAGGAACTCGGCGGGCCGAAGTGGCTCCGCACGCTGCGCAAGACGGCGATCGGGCGTTTCGAGTCCCTTGGCTTCCCGACGCAGAAGCACGAGGAATGGAAATACACGAACCTCGCGCCGCTCCTCCGGGTTCCGTTCAAGCCGGCGATCCTGGCACGTCCGGACGGCGTCGTCGCCGAGAAGCTCGACCCCTTCACCTTCGGCGTGCTGAAGACGAGCCGCGTCGTGTTCGTGAACGGCCGTTATTCGCCCCGCCTCTCGTACCTCCGGTCCTTGCCAGAGGGCGTTCGGGTCGTGCCGGTGGCGGAGATTCTCCGCTCGGAGCCGAGCATCCTCGAGAAGCACCTCGGTCGCTACGCGAGCTTCGAGGCCGACCCGTTCGTCGCGTTGAACACGGCGTTCTTCCAGGACGGCGCGTTCGTCGAGATTCCTAAGAACACCGTCATCGATGAACCGATCCATCTCCTCTTCTTGTCGGCCTCATCCGACTTGCCGATCGTCTCCTACCCCCGGAACCTGATTCGGCTCGGCCCGAACAGCCAGGCGACCGTCATCGAGACGTACGCAGGCTGGGCCCCCGACGTCACGTTCGCGAACGGCATCACGGAGGTCGTCGTCGGACCGGGCGCGACCCTCGAACACTACAAGGTGCAGCGGGAGTCTGAACGCGCGTTTC encodes the following:
- the sufC gene encoding Fe-S cluster assembly ATPase SufC; this encodes MLEIQNLHVKVSGKEILKGIDLSIQPGQVHAIMGPNGSGKTTLAQVLAGRITYEVTQGKVRFEGKDLLAMRPEDRAREGVFMAFQYPVEIPGVSNAYFLKAALNAIRKYRGQEEIDAMDFMALVQEKAKLLALDETFMKRGLNEGFSGGEKKKNEVFQMAVLEPKFCILDETDSGLDIDALRLVANGINAMRSPARAMLVVTHYQRLLDYVVPDVVHVLVDGKIVKSGDADLARNLEKHGYGWIVEEAPRPAPARP
- the sufB gene encoding Fe-S cluster assembly protein SufB, whose amino-acid sequence is MVTKSVIQEQMSKQEYKYGFVADLDEDTVPKGLNEDVVRLISQKKKEPEWMLDWRLRAYRHWLTMKEPKWSNVRYPPINYQDIIYYAAPRPKKPVNSLEDVDPEIRSLYAKLGIPLQEQERLAGVAVDAVLDSVSVATTFKQRLADEGIIFCSFSEAVQEHPDLVRKYLGSVVPFNDNFFAGLNSAVFSDGSFAYVPPGVRCPMELSTYFRINAQDTGQFERTLIIADERAYVSYLEGCTAPIRDTNQLHAAVVELIALDDAEIKYSTIQNWYPGDKEGKGGIYNFVTKRGKCLGVNSKISWTQVETGSAITWKYPSCILQGDNSTGEFYSVAVVNNYQQADTGTKMLHIGKNTRSTIISKGISAGYGRNTYRGRVHIHKGATGARNYSQCDSLLIGSVCAAFTFPDIVVQDPTAQMEHEASTSKIGDEQLFYCQTRGLTPEDATNMIVNGFCKQVFLKLPMEFAVEAQKLIGVSLNLEGTVG
- a CDS encoding iron-sulfur cluster assembly accessory protein → MPPEELPLVVTEGAVRRIHVLQQKESKPGASLRLRIIAGGCSGMQYRMDLADAPRPTDLVVAEQDVKVFVDPKSMTYLRGSRLDWEEDLFGGQFKITNPNAKHSCSCGLSFTI
- the sufD gene encoding Fe-S cluster assembly protein SufD, encoding MAVAVDAKQTYVGEFASSEKELGGPKWLRTLRKTAIGRFESLGFPTQKHEEWKYTNLAPLLRVPFKPAILARPDGVVAEKLDPFTFGVLKTSRVVFVNGRYSPRLSYLRSLPEGVRVVPVAEILRSEPSILEKHLGRYASFEADPFVALNTAFFQDGAFVEIPKNTVIDEPIHLLFLSASSDLPIVSYPRNLIRLGPNSQATVIETYAGWAPDVTFANGITEVVVGPGATLEHYKVQRESERAFHFATMTVDQDRDSSVTAHSMSFGGSLSRNSVYTKFGGEGGSLALNGIFMPRETQQHDNYTRIDHVARSCTSVELYRGILDGKSRGVFNGNIYVRKDAQKTVARQTNKNLLLSKEAFVDSTPGLEILADDVKCNHASTIGQLDDNAVFYLRSRGVDEEAARNILTYAFVADVVNQVRVAPIRIKLDQLILSRLPKGAGLGVTS